ccgtacttttttagaaataattattttccttgcgaaattaggcgcaaagttaaaaatcactgacgcagaaatgcacattatagcactgtgtattatataaaaaatcgtgtatcttattccttttgaattgtggcatacagaaaaaatttcgtcgagaactaaatgtagcttttgaactgttaaaacacatttaatattatagcttaattatcttggccttctgtgcaaaacaaatgcattggttgtgtctggccgtcttgaaggactaaaacaaaaaaattatatatttttacgacttatggattccgagatattgcaggtgacgaaattgcccctgtgacgaaattcccccactctcccctacttcaAACTTTTAgaaacaatttatttgtttatttaatcaatttcaGTTCGTTTTAACTTATTTCCAgtccatttttaattaacttagaCTAAACTAAAAGGCTCATTGAACGATCACATTTtcccaaatttaaaaaaatgtactatgcagaaagcgacctctgtcggTCTGAGGCTATTTTGTATGCAAAACgggtgtcccaacttacacgctcaaagtgttccaacttacacacacaaaatTAATACCTTTTTTCTGacagtaaaatttttttattaaaagtttaaatacttATGTTTTAGGCATTttaccaatttaatttaagcccattattaattttttatagaattttgaaaaaagtagacaaaaacttttttggtgaaaaatgatACACGActctttttttcataaaagttttgttactaaaaaaaacttaaaataaatacaaaataaattttttagtggaaaagttcTGAGAAAGTCGGGTGTTCCAATAGAccgtaccaacctacagacctctcccctattaataaccaaatctattaaaatagtatgccctttgcttaccatacattttcacacacttaccaaatttatatttcaatttttttcaattgctCACCTATAAATGGCATATTTGAGGGATcgactttaactttcttaaataggctcaacacaaacttattactttgaatgctcaCCTAAAACTGCACAAGTGTTCAAGATGCAGCGCATCGCAGGCAACTTTCTCGCGAGAGAGTatctatggtgattttctaattctacttttctgttttcaagaaattttttttttatttagaaaaattctgtaagtttaaaaaaatttaccgtggttttatttttctagattctaggaaggcctgaagtacattttttcataatttaatgGAGAattcgccattaatttaataaaaatgttgcagagccaactaggaaaaaaaaaaccattgattaaaagaaaaaaatcatttttctaaatttaagaaaagtttttcataaaagTCTGTTTCTATGGTATTTTTTtctagattcaagaaaacaatttctaaaattcggaaatttttaaattttttaaaattaagaaaaaattatattttatagcgattttctaaaattaaggaataaacaatttactcgtagagtaaaagggtatattgtattcgtgcaaaagtatgtaacagctagaaggaagcgtttccgaccccataaagtatatatatcttgatcagggtcactagtcgagtcgatctagccatgtccgtctgtctgtctgtatgaacgatgagatctcgaaaactacaaaagctagaaggttgagatttcccacacatattcttgggcttccttcgcagcgcaagtttatttcagccaatcGCCACGCCTcttttaacgcccacaatcgcccactatcgattttaaaatgtgtttggCGCCCACAAACTTAAAGATATATGataagtaaaaatgcaattttgttgtgtatatttatagtataaataaataataaataataataataaattttatacctatcaaaatgtagaagacatttttcaaatcggaccattcattaaaaagttatgcgcaatcaaaaaattttatatatccatctccctcgcacgccctttagctgagtgacgggtattagatagtctggacaccaacccgactatagcgttctctcttgttttatttattttctgccTAAGTATTGGGTGGTAGAACAAACGTTTCTCAGCAAAACTTGGTTACTaagaaaaaaaccttttttagaAGCCTATTTCACAATATTGATACTACTTACAGGCAATTAAACTGATTACTTTCATTttgaaaatggccaaaaagttttaaaaaataagaacttTAAAATGGGATAagacaaattttaacttaaatggCTTCACCGTTCTCCCCAGCTCTAACTTcacaaatttttagaaaaaataactttttcgTCACTagctgttttttattttaaagtattgaaCGTAAGAGTAACTATTTTATTGGtcaaattgacaattttgtaGTGGGATcattaaacaattatattGGACAACTTGTCCAATGGATTTATTTGTGTGCACTAGAAGCGCAgagaagttttttgttttgcgctTTTAAATTATATCTGGTCTTAGTCTTAGTCTAATTTATATTCTATTCAACACAGGAGAATGTTGTTTGGCGGTTAAAATGACTGGTACCATGTCTAACTAGAAGGCGACGGATTGAGACGCAAGAGTAGAGGCACTCATTTCCAACGTGCTTAGAGGGAAAGGAGAGGTCCGCAACTGTTTACCAAGCTCCGAAATTGTATATATACTGGTCGTGATGTCCGATTTGGGGAGCGGAGATGAAGGCATCTCAGGATCAAGTAAGTAATATGTTTATACGGTTACCAATAAACATACATCGCTATATATTATTTCAGAATATAATGTCGCAAACATTGAGGGTTCCTCAAGTAGGAACGATTTTGATTCATCTGTAAAAGGTATAAAGTTGACAGATTATTAGCTCAAGGTTGAATTACATTTACTCCTTTGTCTATCTTTTCAGGTGGAAGCGGGGTGGAGCAGGAATTGGCTACCAAAATGCTTCAAATACAATCTAAACGATTTTATTTGGATGTAAAACAAAATCGGAGAGGTCGTTTTATAAAAGTTGCAGAGGTAAATCAAATGActatctaaaatttgtttagtttaatgttaatataaaactcgtattttatatttcgagTGCTGGAATAAATAtcaacataaaatatataaaatagggTTTATTatcttataatttaaaaaatcattattataacattatatttaaaaatgtagaactacaattttaattaattttagtttttaatgcatttttttatttcagattGGTGCCGATGGCAGACGAAGCCAAATTTATTTGGCTCTTTCAACTGCAGCCGAATTTCGTGATCATTTGTCGTCTTTCAGTGATTACTATGCTTCGCTAGGTAATTATAGACtcgaataaaatatctttaagaAGGAATACATATATGGGTAATTCTCTGCTGTTGCACGTGACATTCGTACGTTCTgggatttcttttattttgacaCTAGACTCAAATTAAAGCTCTTGACTAGCACTTAATGTGCTAAGGCTGACTTTCAGCCTATActtgtttttaagatatataggggagagatctgtaggttgagacggtctgtaagttgaggcACTCagttttctcaaaacttatccactaaaaaaattgtttttatttttttttgtagtccctTTTTAGTGataaaacttttggggaacattttttcccgaaacatcccatttggttaaagttgggacactttgagcgtgtaagttgagacacccgtttttcatacaaaaaggccttaggccaacaaaggtcgctttctgcctagtacatttctttgatattaggggaaaagtgaatgttcaaagagccttttgattttaattgttatttggtctaagttcttaaaaaatggatgggaaataatttaggacgaactaaaattgattaaattaacataaataaatagttccttatagtttggagtactttttgtgtgagtattattgacttttaaaagtgtctcaacttacagacctctttttcaaaatgtctttttttgggacttttcaaaaaaaataatttttcagttttccctaaggaaaaaaaatatttttttttgttttttttaagctaatagactaacctttcgatcagtaccaaatgcgtaaagtttaacaagtgaatgtcgaaatggcagattaaaaacaaaaggtgtaccaacctacagacctctcccctacaaaAACCAAGCATTTCGAACgtgacaaaaatagaagtcaCTTTTATGACACCAGCTTTTTAATGTTGCGAAACGTGAAGGAATacttaaatgcatttaattttatagtgttcCTTATCAAGGTGAATTACCTtaagaatgtttttttttcgacatggctagatcgataaggttcgtctagtgatgctgatcaagaatatatatactttatggggtcagaAATCATGCAACTGcattgcaaacttctgactgaaatcatattaccctctgcaagggtatacaaataataaacttaCAACAATGTGGACCTCCGCGTCAAAGAGCTATAACCGCATTTTTAATAGCAAAGAAAGGttagaaaaaaacaacaacaaatgtgccccatttaaaatcaaaggatTATAGTCCAAAAagtccaaaaaaatttaataaaaattttctctTGTATATGGTAATACCGTTAACAGCGAAAGTAAGTTTCGTGCTGTTATGACCCCAGTACTGTAGACTAGTTTAAAAAGTATGTTGACATTTTGTAGTATTTGGCaaggcaaattaaaaataatatatttttttataattatccaATTATAAAACAAGCGTTTCGGTCCCCATAAAGTACATATaatcttgatcagggtcactagccgagtcgatctagccatgtccgtctgtctgtctgtctgtccgtatgaacgctgaggtctcggaaactacaaaagctagaaggttaagatttttcacacatattcttgggcttcctacgcagcgcacgtttatttcagccgagcgccacgctccctctaacgcccacaatcgcccactaacgattttaaaatgtgtctggcgcccacacctttaaagatttccgaaaagtataaatgcaattttgttgtgtatatttatacctatcgaaatgtaaaagacatttttcaaatcggagcattcattaaaaagttatgcgcagtcaaaaaaatgttatatattcatctccctcgcactccccttagctgagtgacgggtattagatagtcgggacactaaccctactatagcgttctctctatAGTGGAGAAGTGGACTCTTTCTTGtaaaaatttcctttcaagaaattttatttctttttatacccttgcagagggtattataatttcagtcagatgtttgcaacgcagtgaaggagacgtttccgaccacataaagtactAGCGccttaatttataagtatgctacatgcttgtagcgctgggatagaaacaatcaaataaataaaaaaaaaaaaaataacgaatcgaatatatattcttgatcagcatcaatagccgagtccatctagccatgtccgtctgtccgtttctatgcgaactagtccctcagttttaaagctatcgcgatgactatatcttatggctgccatgggaataattaacaaaataatagaaaaaactttatagaaagtaggctttttgatttttgacaatgtaaaaacaacattttaggtaggcatacctgcaagggtatataaacttcggctggccgaagttaacttcctttcttgtttttttttttttttgactattaAGTTActttctagggtcatttctttcatttattcaatggcgattttgccattaaatacgtaaaaattgttttggctgcgacggtaaaaaaaacatattggattttcatttttctaatttcaagaagaattctttcttgaattttcctcatctagaaaggttttctatattcaaagtcaaattttctaaCTAACTAAAACAAgatcttttttctattttcaaaggtaggccgatttaatggcgagatttctaaaatttagaaattaatttttatgagtgtagagtaaaagtgtatattgtattcgtgcaagagtatgtaacagctagaaggaagtaTTTCCGACtctaaagtaaatatattcttcgatctagccatgcctgtctgtccgtctgtctgtccgtatgaacgctgagatctcgaaaactacaaaagctagaaagttgggatcaACCACACAAATATCCTTttcttcctacgcagcgcaagtttgtttcagcccaCAATCTCCCTAAGCGattctggcgcccacacctttaaagatttcggaaaagtaagaaatttttcaaatcggaccatttgttactaagttatgcccgatcaaagtTGTATATCtcaatctccctcgcactccctcaAGCTGAGTTACGGGTgtttgatagtcggggcacccgactaaagcgtgctctcttgttatacccgttactcgtagagtaaaagggtatattgtattcgtgcaaaagtatgtaacagctaaaaggaagcgtttccgaccccataaagcatatatattcttgatcaggatcaccagccgagtcgatctagccatgtccgtctgtccgtctggatgaacgctgagatctcggaaactacaaaagctagaaggttgggatttcccacagatattcttgggcttcctacgcagcgcaagtttattttatcaaggtgccacgccccctctaacgcccaaaaaccgcaaaaagccGTGGCGCCCACAGTTTTCTGTATAAACAGTCCCAATTCCGTGCCATAGATGGCGCAGTCGCCGCGTGTTCAACACTCCAGCTGGTGCTGGAAAAAagctggtcactctaatttggaatacattttgcattcgcctaaattatttgaaatgaggCGCGCAAAAAACATTCAAGAAGGCATAtctatattaaagttgttaagctgagtaaggggtatttaatagtcgaggaactcgaatatagcgttctctcttgttttaaattttggaCATTCTTTTTGGCATTATTTCCAAACTAACTAAGCTATTTTTGAGTTAATAtagtaaattattaataaaaagctGGTCAAAACACAGGCCCCCCAAACACTGACAATTTACCAGAGGATGGTAAATTGAAATCTGAGATGATGATAAAAGATTATAGAAGATATTACTTGGACTTAAAGGAAAATGCGCGTGGACGATTTTTACGggtaaagttttttatttaaaaatatttgtcttgcTCAAcgatttattgttattttaggTGTCGCAAACCATTACAAGAGGTGGGCCTAGATCTCAAATCGCTCTACCAGCTCAAGGCATGATTGAGTTTCGTGATGCTCTAACCGATTTGTTAGAAGAGTTTGGAGCAAACGATGGAGggtaaattataatatataaaatttcaattatacTCATGCAGATTAATAGATTAATAACAGATAAATTATACTTTAGATATTATAAGTACAATAACTAAAGTTCGTCCCGTTTTagcaaaatgttttaattttctacCTATTGTTGCGTGCcaattgaataaattttaaatatcccaTTTATTAAGTCAAATGTAAAACTATTATtcatcacaaaagttgatatcaaaacttttgtgtgaaggtgcgatcgacactatttttttcctcgttaagattttttttgtttaatatcaaaacttttggTTTTACACTTTTGCTGTTATAggaggaaataaattatttattttacaattggTATGTTTTTCGAAATAAACTTACTTTGTTACTTATAATCTTAGATCTTAGATCTTACGAATTCCAAAAATGATtgcttttaattgattaataaaaacctttttaaaaatattgcaattGCTTAAAGCACATTTCTAACTACGTGTAAGGTTGCTTAGTTTTCGGCACATTCGAATAAACCTAAAGTGTTGTTATTTGGTCTCAACCGAAACGaattatagtttttaaaagcTCAATAACTTCTAACGCAAATTTTCTCAATAAAgtgtaaaacattaaaatttggGAAATCTCAATGTCCAGTATTCATTTATCCCTTATTTTGGAGGGATTTTAGTAATACCAATTATGTCAAGGCaagttatatatataatttatatttccagtgacggttaaaaattgtataaattttaGCCATATTTAGGTTTTTTTCCCGCAAAACTAgcggattttttaaaaagttgtagaaaaaatgttttcaagaTCAATCGTTTTAATACATACAACAAAGTTATCCCAGGACcgtattacaaaaaataaggcaaacaaaataaattaaaacaaaaaaattaaaatattatttctaaagCTCATTTCCTAGACTGATTTCTCAAAACGGCTTTTTATCATTGGGAATTGCAGTAGAAATAACGACGATGGTATGATAGTGTGGTACTGAATTTGTCTTATTTGTTCATAAGATAGAAATCAAATGGCAATACAAAATCAAaagctatttaaataaataattttaattttaagaaattattatacccgttactcgtagagtaaaagggtatattagattcgtgcaaaagtatgtaacaggtagaagaaagcgtttccgaccctataaactatatatattcttgatcaggatcactagccgagtcgatctagccatgtccgtctgtccgtctgtctgtccgtctgtctgtctgtctgtctgtctgtctgtctgtctgtctgtatgaacgctgagatctcggaaactataaaagctagaagattgacattttgcatgcagattctaggagttcccacgcagcgcaagtttgtttcaaaagggtgccccgccccctctaacgcacacaatcgcttatatacgattttagaaatttcaatatttcggaaaactaaaaatgcagttttattgtgtttatgaatacctatcgaaatgttgaagaaatttttttaaatcggaccattcgttaaaaagttacggcggatcaaagtccctttagctgagtaacgggtatctgatagtcggggcacccgactatagcgttctctcttgtttttttgtatgatcAGTAATACTTACTCTAATTGATAtcgataaatattaattgtgattatttttttagcaGGTTTAAAGGAGAATTGCCTGAAGAGCGGCATATGAAGGTggataataaaaacttttattttgatatcgGGCAAAATAACCGAGGAGTCTACATGCGGATAAGCGAAGTATTAatggaaataatttaataattctttgatatt
The genomic region above belongs to Drosophila takahashii strain IR98-3 E-12201 chromosome 4, DtakHiC1v2, whole genome shotgun sequence and contains:
- the Pur-alpha gene encoding transcriptional activator protein Pur-alpha isoform X1 is translated as MSDLGSGDEGISGSKYNVANIEGSSSRNDFDSSVKGGSGVEQELATKMLQIQSKRFYLDVKQNRRGRFIKVAEIGADGRRSQIYLALSTAAEFRDHLSSFSDYYASLAGQNTGPPNTDNLPEDGKLKSEMMIKDYRRYYLDLKENARGRFLRVSQTITRGGPRSQIALPAQGMIEFRDALTDLLEEFGANDGGRFKGELPEERHMKVDNKNFYFDIGQNNRGVYMRISEVKNNFRTSITIPEKCWIRFRDIFNDYCEKMKKSSDSITAEINLPTSSNSLK
- the Pur-alpha gene encoding transcriptional regulator protein Pur-beta isoform X3; its protein translation is MSDLGSGDEGISGSKYNVANIEGSSSRNDFDSSVKGGSGVEQELATKMLQIQSKRFYLDVKQNRRGRFIKVAEIGADGRRSQIYLALSTAAEFRDHLSSFSDYYASLGPPNTDNLPEDGKLKSEMMIKDYRRYYLDLKENARGRFLRVSQTITRGGPRSQIALPAQGMIEFRDALTDLLEEFGANDGGRFKGELPEERHMKVDNKNFYFDIGQNNRGVYMRISEVKNNFRTSITIPEKCWIRFRDIFNDYCEKMKKSSDSITAEINLPTSSNSLK
- the Pur-alpha gene encoding transcriptional regulator protein Pur-beta isoform X4; translation: MSDLGSGDEGISGSKYNVANIEGSSSRNDFDSSVKGGSGVEQELATKMLQIQSKRFYLDVKQNRRGRFIKVAEIGADGRRSQIYLALSTAAEFRDHLSSFSDYYASLGPPNTDNLPEDGKLKSEMMIKDYRRYYLDLKENARGRFLRVSQTITRGGPRSQIALPAQGMIEFRDALTDLLEEFGANDGGFKGELPEERHMKVDNKNFYFDIGQNNRGVYMRISEVKNNFRTSITIPEKCWIRFRDIFNDYCEKMKKSSDSITAEINLPTSSNSLK
- the Pur-alpha gene encoding transcriptional regulator protein Pur-beta isoform X2; its protein translation is MSDLGSGDEGISGSKYNVANIEGSSSRNDFDSSVKGGSGVEQELATKMLQIQSKRFYLDVKQNRRGRFIKVAEIGADGRRSQIYLALSTAAEFRDHLSSFSDYYASLAGQNTGPPNTDNLPEDGKLKSEMMIKDYRRYYLDLKENARGRFLRVSQTITRGGPRSQIALPAQGMIEFRDALTDLLEEFGANDGGFKGELPEERHMKVDNKNFYFDIGQNNRGVYMRISEVKNNFRTSITIPEKCWIRFRDIFNDYCEKMKKSSDSITAEINLPTSSNSLK